From the Astatotilapia calliptera chromosome 6, fAstCal1.2, whole genome shotgun sequence genome, one window contains:
- the LOC113024807 gene encoding high choriolytic enzyme 1-like: MTPAFFFSVCLSMTAVCLRAAVIRNITDESLGAPAIIEKVNANSTKVLVHGDIVPTATRNAVPCTAIGCKWPKTGPFVYVPVSIDTEYSNQERNIIISALVTFHAPTCIRFVWHTSQTDFIHFFSGQGCYSYLGRQSGRQPISLQRNGCLFQSTVQHEVLHALGFHHEHVRSDRDLHVRILTGNIIPGKEHNFVKVQTNNLQTPYDFNSVMHYGRFHFSKNRKPTIVAKSNPNLNFGNAFQMSANDIARVNRLYEC, encoded by the exons ATGACTCCAGCCTTTTTCTTCTCCGTCTGCCTGTCAATGACAGCGGTTTGTCTG AGGGCTGCTGTCATTAGAAATATAACTG ATGAGTCTCTGGGTGCCCCAGCGATCATTGAAAAAGTCAATGCTAACTCAA CAAAAGTGTTGGTTCATGGTGACATTGTGCCCACTGCTACCAGGAATGCTGTTCCATGCACAGCCATTGGCTGCAAGTGGCCTAAAACTGGACCCTTTGTCTATGTACCTGTCTCCATTGACACTGAATACA GCAACCAAGAGCgcaacatcatcatcagtgcCCTAGTCACCTTCCATGCTCCCACCTGCATCCGGTTTGTCTGGCATACAAGCCAGACAGATTTCATTCACTTCTTCTCTGGACAAGG GTGTTATTCATACCTGGGCCGTCAGAGTGGAAGACAGCCAATCTCCCTACAGAGAAATGGTTGCTTGTTTCAGTCGACGGTTCAACATGAGGTTCTTCATGCTCTGGGCTTCCACCACGAGCATGTCCGCTCTGACAGAGATCTGCATGTGAGGATCCTTACCGGGAACATCATCCCAG GAAAAGAGCACAACTTTGTGAAAGTGCAGACCAACAATTTGCAGACTCCCTATGACTTCAACTCTGTCATGCACTATGGCAG ATTCCACTTCTCCAAGAATAGGAAGCCAACGATTGTTGCCAAGTCCAATCCTAATCTTAATTTTGGAAATGCTTTCCAAATGAGTGCCAATGACATTGCTCGTGTAAACAGGCTTTATGAATGCT AA